One Trichoplusia ni isolate ovarian cell line Hi5 chromosome 6, tn1, whole genome shotgun sequence DNA segment encodes these proteins:
- the LOC113495198 gene encoding cuticle protein CP14.6-like, with product MMLQKLIFLVAVGTVLAADNKPVPEILSQSKTSNPTGYAFDFKTSDGVSRKEEANLVKVGDKYGISVKGSYSYISPDGIEYQVIYTSDDKGFKPQIHGSSQH from the exons ATGATGTTACAGAAATTAATCTTCTTGGTCGCTGTTGGCACTGTTTTGGCAGCTGACAACAAACCCGTCCCGGAAATTCTGTCTCAAAGCAAAACATCGAACCCCACCGGATATGCCTTTGA cTTTAAAACCAGTGACGGTGTATCTCGAAAAGAAGAAGCCAACCTAGTCAAAGTGGGCGACAAATATGGAATCTCCGTCAAAGGATCTTACTCATACATCTCCCCCGATGGCATAGAGTACCAAGTCATTTATACTTCTGATGACAAAGGCTTCAAGCCACAAATTCACGGTTCATCTCAACATTAA